A DNA window from Arachis hypogaea cultivar Tifrunner chromosome 18, arahy.Tifrunner.gnm2.J5K5, whole genome shotgun sequence contains the following coding sequences:
- the LOC112771101 gene encoding protein PLASTID TRANSCRIPTIONALLY ACTIVE 7 has translation MAISFHPLTLPSAIPKIELRAANSWSPSLTVSSQMMSQMRKDSRGRRIWRRRRLTKKDEYLPFKMERVPFLEEQVRIIKEQGKLLTLDIYKLLLSEDNQFDFVNEIAAEANEYVENNVDEYGGEKKAILHVLSNRMNDMGFPRPDAYAESDPFKPGPDYLKQEFT, from the exons ATGGCAATAAGCTTCCATCCCCTCACTCTACCTTCAGCTATACCG AAGATAGAGCTAAGAGCCGCAAATTCATGGAGCCCTAGCCTGACAGTTAGCTCACAG ATGATGTCCCAAATGCGAAAGGATAGTCGGGGACGACGGATATGGCGGCGAAGGAGATTG ACTAAAAAGGATGAATACTTGCCGTTCAAGATGGAGCGGGTACCTTTCCTGGAGGAGCAAGTTCGGATTATAAAGGAGCAGGGAAAACTGTTGACATTGGATATATACAAGTTGTTGTTATCAGAGGACAATCAGTTTGATTTTGTGAATGAGATAGCAGCTGAGGCAAATGAATATGTTGAGAACAATGTAGATGAGTATGGAGGTGAGAAGAAGGCCATTCTTCATGTTCTGAGCAACAGAATGAACGATATGGGGTTTCCCCGACCAGATGCATATGCCGAGTCTGATCCCTTCAAGCCCGGGCCTGATTATTTGAAACAGGAGTTCACATGA